A stretch of the Chanos chanos chromosome 1, fChaCha1.1, whole genome shotgun sequence genome encodes the following:
- the ntmt1 gene encoding N-terminal Xaa-Pro-Lys N-methyltransferase 1 isoform X1, protein MEDLIEDEATFYSKAELYWKEVNPTVDGMLGGYGSISSIDINGSKKFLYKFLGEGPGKTGTGCALDCGAGIGRITKRLLLPLFRTVDLVDVTQEFLDKAKTYLGEEAKRVGNYFCCGLQDFHPQAGRYDVIWIQWVIGHLTDDHLVEFLRRCRSSLRPDGLIVIKDNVSYEGVVPDHVDSSMCRDLPLLRQIVARAGLTILCEEQQQNFPEEIYQVHTLALR, encoded by the exons ATGGAGGACCTGATTGAGGACGAGGCGACGTTTTACTCGAAGGCGGAGCTGTACTGGAAGGAGGTGAACCCAACGGTAGACGGGATGCTGGGTGGATACGGCAGCATCTCCAGCATCGACATCAACGGCTCCAAGAAATTCCTGTACAAATTCCTAGGG GAGGGTCCGGGGAAGACGGGCACCGGCTGCGCCCTAGACTGCGGCGCTGGCATCGGTCGCATCACCAAACGCCTGCTGCTGCCGCTCTTCCGCACGGTGGACCTGGTGGACGTGACGCAGGAGTTCCTGGACAAGGCCAAGACCTACCTGGGCGAGGAGGCCAAGAGAGTGGGTAACTACTTCTGCTGTGGCTTACAGGACTTCCACCCTCAGGCAGGACGCTACGACGTCATCTGGATCCAGTGGGTCATCG GACACCTGACGGACGATCACCTGGTGGAGTTCCTGCGGCGTTGTCGTAGCAGCCTGCGGCCAGACGGTCTGATTGTGATAAAGGATAACGTGTCGTATGAGGGCGTGGTTCCAGACCATGTAGACAGCAGCATGTGCAGAGACCTCCCACTGTTGCGCCAAATAGTGGCCAGAGCTGGACTTACAATCCTCTGTGAGGAGCAGCAGCAAAACTTCCCAGAGGAGATCTACCAGGTCCACACCCTGGCTCTCAGATAG
- the ntmt1 gene encoding N-terminal Xaa-Pro-Lys N-methyltransferase 1 isoform X2 — translation MEDLIEDEATFYSKAELYWKEVNPTVDGMLGGYGSISSIDINGSKKFLYKFLGGPGKTGTGCALDCGAGIGRITKRLLLPLFRTVDLVDVTQEFLDKAKTYLGEEAKRVGNYFCCGLQDFHPQAGRYDVIWIQWVIGHLTDDHLVEFLRRCRSSLRPDGLIVIKDNVSYEGVVPDHVDSSMCRDLPLLRQIVARAGLTILCEEQQQNFPEEIYQVHTLALR, via the exons ATGGAGGACCTGATTGAGGACGAGGCGACGTTTTACTCGAAGGCGGAGCTGTACTGGAAGGAGGTGAACCCAACGGTAGACGGGATGCTGGGTGGATACGGCAGCATCTCCAGCATCGACATCAACGGCTCCAAGAAATTCCTGTACAAATTCCTAGGG GGTCCGGGGAAGACGGGCACCGGCTGCGCCCTAGACTGCGGCGCTGGCATCGGTCGCATCACCAAACGCCTGCTGCTGCCGCTCTTCCGCACGGTGGACCTGGTGGACGTGACGCAGGAGTTCCTGGACAAGGCCAAGACCTACCTGGGCGAGGAGGCCAAGAGAGTGGGTAACTACTTCTGCTGTGGCTTACAGGACTTCCACCCTCAGGCAGGACGCTACGACGTCATCTGGATCCAGTGGGTCATCG GACACCTGACGGACGATCACCTGGTGGAGTTCCTGCGGCGTTGTCGTAGCAGCCTGCGGCCAGACGGTCTGATTGTGATAAAGGATAACGTGTCGTATGAGGGCGTGGTTCCAGACCATGTAGACAGCAGCATGTGCAGAGACCTCCCACTGTTGCGCCAAATAGTGGCCAGAGCTGGACTTACAATCCTCTGTGAGGAGCAGCAGCAAAACTTCCCAGAGGAGATCTACCAGGTCCACACCCTGGCTCTCAGATAG